Genomic window (Acidobacteriota bacterium):
CCGCCGGCACCCAGGATTGAAACCGCAAACGCGGTTTCGAGCCGATACTTGTCGTGATAAAAGAAAACTGCCTTGTTTTGCGGATTGCCTGCGCCGTCCAGCACCGAGCCGTCGGATTGAAATGTGATTTCGACCGCTCCCGAAGTGAGCGCCGTCAGGTTCGTGGTGTCCGCAAGCGCGGCGCTTGTAGCTCCCGCCGGACGCCCGTAAGTCACGTCCGCGGGCTCGATCCCTGTATCGGCGAGCATCGTGACGCGGTTCTTGGCATCGCCCAAAGCGCCGAATTCTCCGCCGAAGGTGGTCAGGGTCTTGGCGGCGTTGTCGTATCGGATCGTGATCGGCCGGCGTTGCCCCATTGCTTCCTGGCGTGCCTCGCGCAAGCCGGTCGCGACCTGGCGCTGGACGCCGGCGAAACGGAACAGGCGCCGCGACGAAATGATCTGCGGCAGGGCCAATACGAGGATGATAGCGCCGACAAGCAGGACAACGACCAATTCGGGCAAACTAAATCCCTTTTGCCATTGACGCTTTTTCTGGATCTTGGGGTATTGCGTGTTCATCGCTTTAACAATCGGAAACCAAGGCATTTCCTGCTATATCAAACAGGGAATAACATTGTTGTTCCACAAAAAACAAAATTGATTGAAGAAGAGTGAGCTAAGGGGAAAACCCGTCAGGCGTCGAAACGCCTGACGGGAGAGGTTGAAGCTTATGCGGTTTTCAACATGATATTGGACTCTCTTTCTCGAAGAATCAGTTCCCTTTTCGGCAACCGGCCGGGTCGGTGTCGGTCGGCCGGCTGCCGATGGCAGGGAATGCCATCTTTCGTCTTGATGATTACGGCTTCGGATTCATTTCCGGCTGTTTGCTGACAGTCGGCGCGATCTGCGGCTGCATTGTCGGCGTCGGCGTTTCCTTGCTCGAGTTCGACTGCGGATTGCCGAGCGGAACCGGTTGCAGGATCGTCGTCGAACGCGTTCCGTCCCCGACCTTCGACGGCAGTTGATTTCCGTTTACATCGGCGCGGTAGATGCGCGGCGTGATGAAGAACAGGATCTCATTCGTCGTGCGGCCAACGGCCTTGCGTTTGAAGAGATTTCCAAGCAGCGGAACCTTCGACAGACCCGGCGTTCGGAAGGTGTCGTCGCTTTCCGAATCAAGCAACGCGCCGCCGACGACCGTCGTCCCGCCGTCGGGAACCGTGACTTTCGTCTTCATCCGCTGGGTGTTGATCGCCGGCGTGCCGCCGACCGCGATCGATGAATTGATCGAGCTGTTCTCGGCAACGACGTCGAGGACGACCGTACCGAGATCCGTGACCTGCGGGATGACCTCAAGACGCAGCGGGACCGAAACGAAGGTCGTCGTGAAGACGACGCCGCCCGTCTGGTTGCCGCTGTTCTGTGTCGTGACGACCGGGATCTGCGTGCCGCTTTCGATTTCCGCCTTTTGTTTGTTGAGCGTGGTGACACGCGGCGTCGCAACGATCTTGGCCTGGCCCTTCTGTTCGCCGGCCGTCAGCAGAAGATTGATCTGCGCCGTACCGATCCTGCCGGTCGTCAAACCGATGACCGTATTCGCGATCTGCGAGGCGAGGTTGTTGTTCGGCTCGCGGTTGATCGGCGACGGCAACGGGTTGTTCGTCGTGGCGGTCGTGCTTCCTCCGCCCGTGCTTCCGCCGCCGGAGTTGCCGGTCGACGTCGCGTTCGGAAGCGAAGATCCGCCTGCCGCGCGGCCGTCGTTTCCGAGCACGAAGCCCGAAAGCTGAACGCCCATATCACGGCTGAAGTTGCGGTTGGCAATTACGATGCGCGCTTCGATCTCGACCTGCGGTTCAGGCTGATCGAGCAGGAATACGAGCTGGCGGATGGCATCGATGTTCTCGCGAACGTCGGTGATGATCAGTGTGTTGCTGCGGCTGTCGACTTCGACCGCGCCGCGCCGCGACAGACGTTTCTTGACGACGCCCAGGATTCCCTGATCTTCGCCGCCGCCGGCACCGCCGCCCGTGCTTCCGGTCGTGAAACCGGTCCCCGAGGCGCACGCTCCCGCGCAGGCATAGTTGAGACGGACGAATTCGGTGTAAAGCGGCGAACCGTCTAGCTTCGAAGCCGCGATCAGATTCTGGGTCTCGCGCTCGCTGGCGAGTTTCTTCGAGTCCGCGACGCGAAGGATCGGACCGTTCACCTGAACCGACAGATCCTGCGACATCAGCACCGAGTCAAGCGCGACGTTCCAGGGAACTTCGTTGACATTGACCGTCACCGGAACTTGCTTGACCGAGTTGTCGATCACGAAGTTGATTCCGTACTGCTCGGTGATGTAGTTGAGAATGTCGCGAATGTCGGCATTTACGACCTTCAGGTTGATCGGTTCGCCGATAAATCCGGCGCAGCCGTACGATTTGCAGTCGGCCTGAGCGCTCGTCGCGACCGCAAAAGAGCTTACCAATATCATAGCGAAGACTGCCTGACGGCACACAACGCTCGCTTTCTGAAGAAAATTCATTGCTTCCTCCCAAATTTTGATCTCGTTGACCGGAGACCACGGGTTTAACTTTTACTGTGGAATCAGGCGCGCCGGAGAAACCCCGGGGGACACCCGTAAAAGACTTTGTGACGATCAGGACTTCTTGGCCGTCCTCACCGGTTTCTTGGACTTTTTGCTGTCCTTGACCGAATCCTTTGGCGTCTCGACCGGCTGGTTGTTCATTTCATCGACCGGCGAGACGATCCTGCCGGGCGTCACGACCTGGGTCGTGGTCGATCCGGTCGTCGTCGGAGCGGTCTGCGGCTGGGTCGGCGTCGAATTGTTGACAACCTCGGTCTGGCCCGGCGTCTGCTGGCTATTCTGCTGAACCGGCGCGGTGCCCTGGACCTCTTGTTGGACCGTGTATTCGCGAAGAGTCTTGTTCTCGACCGCGGTGATGAATTTGCTGTTGCTCATCTTCGTCACCTTGCGGAAGACCGCGCGATTGTCCTCGATCGCGACGAGTTGCCCGTCAAAGAATTTCTCGCCCGGATAGATCGTATAGGAGAGCTTTATCGGCACGGCCTCGACCATCGCGGCGTAACCGCGCGGTGTCTTGAAAATTCCGGTGATCGCCAGTTCATCGAGTGTCAGGACGCTCGTCACCTTCGGTACCGGAAGTCCGTTCACGACAGCCGTTTCGCGCTGTTGCTTGTAAAAGGCGATGCGCTGTTCGATCGGCGGCGCGAGAACCGCGATCACCGGCGGCGGACCGGGTTTGGTCGGTTTCGTCGCTCCCGGTGTGGTCGCTCCGGCCTGCTTCTTCGGCTGTTTCCAACTCGGAGTGCAGAACGGATCGCCGTTGCACTGCGCGTTGGTTTCGTTGAGGCTGCCCGCGATCAGAACCAACCCGACCGTAACCAAACTCAGACAAAGATAACGTTTCACAATTGATTTGTTTCTCATGGCTTTCTCTCTCTTCGGAAAAGAACTTGTAGGTGATGCGACTATTTCGCGGCGGGCTGCTGCGGAGCCGGTTGGGGCTGGCTGTTCGGCGCTCCGGCCGGCGTCGGCGC
Coding sequences:
- the pilQ gene encoding type IV pilus secretin PilQ — encoded protein: MNFLQKASVVCRQAVFAMILVSSFAVATSAQADCKSYGCAGFIGEPINLKVVNADIRDILNYITEQYGINFVIDNSVKQVPVTVNVNEVPWNVALDSVLMSQDLSVQVNGPILRVADSKKLASERETQNLIAASKLDGSPLYTEFVRLNYACAGACASGTGFTTGSTGGGAGGGEDQGILGVVKKRLSRRGAVEVDSRSNTLIITDVRENIDAIRQLVFLLDQPEPQVEIEARIVIANRNFSRDMGVQLSGFVLGNDGRAAGGSSLPNATSTGNSGGGSTGGGSTTATTNNPLPSPINREPNNNLASQIANTVIGLTTGRIGTAQINLLLTAGEQKGQAKIVATPRVTTLNKQKAEIESGTQIPVVTTQNSGNQTGGVVFTTTFVSVPLRLEVIPQVTDLGTVVLDVVAENSSINSSIAVGGTPAINTQRMKTKVTVPDGGTTVVGGALLDSESDDTFRTPGLSKVPLLGNLFKRKAVGRTTNEILFFITPRIYRADVNGNQLPSKVGDGTRSTTILQPVPLGNPQSNSSKETPTPTMQPQIAPTVSKQPEMNPKP
- a CDS encoding GspH/FimT family pseudopilin; translation: MNTQYPKIQKKRQWQKGFSLPELVVVLLVGAIILVLALPQIISSRRLFRFAGVQRQVATGLREARQEAMGQRRPITIRYDNAAKTLTTFGGEFGALGDAKNRVTMLADTGIEPADVTYGRPAGATSAALADTTNLTALTSGAVEITFQSDGSVLDGAGNPQNKAVFFYHDKYRLETAFAVSILGAGGRVKLWRYSEGANAYIE